The nucleotide sequence CTATAAAACTTCAAAGTCCCACTAGAGGGTTTGGGGATGGTTAAAGGAGGGAAGCTTAATAGGAAAGACAACAGATAAGTAATCCACCATCTTTCCTAAACTCTTGTCACAAGCAGGAGAATAATCCCCCCAAAACTATTTCCTGGAAGACTTCCTCTCCCTTATGGCACCAGCCACTCTTGTAGGAGAGAAAAGCAGAAGCGCATCTTTCCTTGTTGGCCCCATTTCTCAGGACACATAAAGGATTATTCATTTAAAGGATGGAGGGAGGTATAAAAGATATAATTTTACATCAGATACAGTCAAAAGCAGGACAAaagaacaattttctttctcttccatgcATTATAGTTTAATGGTGGCAGGATAAGTAACTCTCTTCAAGATGAATTATCTCCATTGTGGtataggaaaaggaaaggggtctCTTGACCGTTAAACTAGAGAAACCAAGATAATCTCCCTGTTCCCAACATCCAGTTTACTGTAGTGGAAGAATTCTTCAACTGAGAGTCAAGAGAGTTAAGTTCTAATGCAGTCTTTACAATTTACTTGCTACATGACTTAGGGTGAATTCATTTTGTATCCCCTTCAATAATTGCAACACAAGTCCCTGacaacaaaaagcatttaaaGGATTTTATTTAAGCATCACATTAGAAGTATACTGTTACAGAATTATTAACCTTGAAATGAATTCCTTAATTACTTTTCCTCTAGCCATCTCTTTTTCTGCTTGCTCTTTACTACTCTACTttcaccaccgccaccaccattactactctTCCTTCTCTACTTTGTCTACTTCATTCTGAATTTTCGTTGCAAGGGATGAAAGCATCATGTTTGGCATAAGCAGGAATTAGCTGGAAGAATTTGAACTGtatttcttcttgactccaggctcccTTCTCTCTGGTTAGCCTCCTATGCAAATCCTCGACAAGAAGAAGATGTTGCCCTTCTGGATGCAGTAATCAGACATGATCTTCCCGTCCTCTAACTTCTTGCCATTGCAGTTCACAATCTGGGCCTTAGGGGGCACTCCTGTTATGGCTTTAATCACCTCCTTCACCTGAGACACTGAGCTGGATGGTCGGATGTGGAACGGGTACTTCTTTCCTTCATCCACCTCCAACAGGAACACCTCCAGCTCCTCATCACTTGGTTCCACCACCTTGAGGGTCAGGTGAATAGTTGTGCTGGGGTCCAACCAGTAGTGGGACAACTTTTTTTCAGGGTTTAGGGTTTTGGATCCCAAGAGGAGTTTCTGGTTTTTTACAGGGACCTTGTTTTTAGACCTAATCTGTTCATTAATCTTCTTTACCCTGTCATCCTTCTGGGCAGTGAATTTCATTAGCTCTTGGCTTTGGGAATGTACATGCccctggagacaaagaagaaaggagtaGAGATTTTAAAAGCCTGATTTTCAGCCACACAAGATGGCCACGAGCTTGTTTTTTGATTGAAAATCAGATTCCTCAATTCGACTATCCactttgtttatgtttttgtttctgggggaacagggtaattggggttaagtgacttgcccaaggtcacacaacagctagtacatgtgtgaagtgtctgaggtcggatttgaactcaggtcctcccggctccagggccggtgctctactcactgcgccacctaactgccccacttTGTTTATTTGATTTGTCCCAGAATGTCTTCAAGAAGTttccaaaaatcaaatcaattcCCCAAAAGATGGAGATTTATCACTATTGAGGCTCCTCCAAGGAATATGTGACTCTAAAAACATTTCCAAAAGAAGAGTTCCAAATTGGCTTTGAGCAATGGCAGCATCATTGGAATACATGTTAAAGCTCCCTGGGCACAGCTTTGAAGGGTAATTCTTATCTGGGATGTCCAGGTTTTTTCACCTCATCAGTGTCAGTTACACCGTACTCAGCTATTCTTCTTGGTCTATTGTTGGTCTAAACTCTTATGTCTACACCTGATGCAGTTAAGAAGccacttggagtcgggaagaactgagttcaaatcctgccttacactggcctagctgtatgaccctgggcaagttgattattccctggcttcctttaataaagtcccaaccaaaattccatcttctatagGAGCCTTTCCCATCCTCTTAAGCCTACTAACTTCTCTCTCGTATTTACTTCCTATTTTCCCTGTATacatatttgcttgttgtctttcccattagattatgagttcctaTTTAGTGCTTGTCCTGCCTTGTTTCCTATCcttagagtttagcacagtgtctggaatacagtaggcacttcataaatgtttattgacagactgaCTAGATTCTGTGACCACTCCCCATACCAGACTGAGAGCTCCAAAAGGTTCAAGGGGTCCAAAGTGAAATTCAAGCATctgagttttctttctgtttctctttcccccaTTGCCTCCTCTGTGGTCCTTTTACCCGTGAGAGGGTAAAAGCATCAAGCTGTTAACACTTTTATAAAAATACTACTGCTAACGGATCTTTACAAAGCTATTTGAGACTCCTAAGGTACTTGGCCtacattatctgatttgatcctctcaacaactatGTGAGGTAAGTAGAACTTGATTTCCTCCATTATGGGAGAGATGCCAGCCTGCTCTCAAGCctagaaaacctagaaggaagggTAAGGAAAAAGGATGTTGAACTAGATCTCTAAGCATCTTGTAGGATTACAGGTTTTGAAGCTGCATGAGTCCTTAAAGGTCACCTAAttaaactgcttcattttacagatgagggacctgaGGCCTGTACATGTGAAGGTCCCACAGATATTAACAGACCTGTAATCTGAAAGCAGGACCTTTGACTATAaagccagtgctccttccacttcCAGTAGTTGGAACATTGCACTCTATTAGAGGAAGAAACTTAACCTACTTCAAACATTGCCAGTGAATCATAAAACAgacttctctccccactccagtgaTCCCCAGTTGAAGTCTGGAAATAAAGTTATGTTTAAGACAGGAGAGTAACTGATTCTTCTCTGTTAATCCATGTCCTTCCTGTCATTTACAAACTCAGTTCAAAACTCTTCTGCTACAAGAAACCTTCTCTGCTAAACATCTCAAGTCTAGAACCTCATCATCAGCCCACCCCAGTTCATTTATCTCCCCTTGTCTTAAAGCTTTGTCCCATGGGtgagagcacacacacacacacacacacacacacacacacacacacatacagacttacatcaaaaaaagagccattaGGTGCCATCTCTGAAGCTGAGAAAGAATAGAATGAGGATGAGTCTCCCTCCCAAACTTTTATCTTAAGAGGCTGGGGAGTTGGGGGTGGAAGGAGAAGATGGAAAGTCCCCACCTTAGTATGAATATGTGGTTTATTTCAGCCTTAGGTCGGCTGCTGTTCTCAGACACcaatttactttcagttttaaggaaagggaaacaaaaaaaggtCATAACTAGAGCATCATTCATTTAAAGGGCTAGCTTCCTCCACATGCCTCTGAAGTTCTCTCCCACTGAGGTAGGGAGAGGATGAACTTCATCTCAAGATCATCTATTGGTCCACATGGAAAAAGGCAGCCTCACAGCTTTTACCTCCAAGGGCCAAACAACGAGGGCCTTTCTCTTAGGCTTCTCCTCTCCAATCACCCTCACCCCATCTTGTTTCCTTCCCCATTGGTTCAAGTCTATCTCATTTGGCAAAGTTCCCCTGATTGATCTCACTTGGCTCCGATATATGATCCTGGAACCCTTTAGCACTTATTCATTTGCACTTATTTTGATGCTTTTTAAGTATCTTCAGTGATATTCATGTGACTCACCTCTAATACTCCAGTATTTCCATGGAATCAGgatatctgtctctctcttcctcatatcACTCACCGTACCTTCAGGTCAAAACTGTGCACAGAGGATGTACACAGTGGGATCATAGGATCCAAAGCTAAGAGGGACCTtaaccatctagtccagccccctcgttttatagatgaagaaatgaaagcccAGGAAGGTTCATGTCTTTATCTGTCAAACAATTGGTAAGTggcaaacccaggtcctcttactacaaatccagtgtttttcccaCCATTTCTCTCTGTAAGTTAACTGAATGATTGATTGGAGTGATTGATTGCAATGTGGCAGTGgcagatggcctggatggtctgaA is from Trichosurus vulpecula isolate mTriVul1 chromosome 7, mTriVul1.pri, whole genome shotgun sequence and encodes:
- the LOC118857249 gene encoding ubiquitin D-like encodes the protein MAPNGSFFDGHVHSQSQELMKFTAQKDDRVKKINEQIRSKNKVPVKNQKLLLGSKTLNPEKKLSHYWLDPSTTIHLTLKVVEPSDEELEVFLLEVDEGKKYPFHIRPSSSVSQVKEVIKAITGVPPKAQIVNCNGKKLEDGKIMSDYCIQKGNIFFLSRICIGG